The genomic region TCGCATGCTGAGCACGCACACGCGATCGATATTGCCGAATGTTTTGTCAGCCAGAATGATTTTACTAATGCTGTTGAAATGTTAGATATAAAAACTACAAACAGTATTGATTATCTTAACCGTGCCGCAATTATTTATGCAAAAGCGGGTGATTCTGCACGTGCACAACAAGCACGTAATAAAGTGAGAGAGATTATTCCTTGATGTTGAGGGTGATTGGTTACTTTTCGTAGGTATTATTCCACGTAAAGATTTGACATACAGGTGGAAAAATGAAAAATGTAGTAATTGTAGTGCTTGGTTTTGCAATCGCGATCCAATTTATCCGACCCGATTTTACAAATCCCGCCGTCGATGAGAAGATTGCACTCAATGGTGATCCAAAAGTTATGAGTGTACTCAAAACGTCGTGTTATGATTGCCATTCGAGTGAAACGCAATACCCTTGGTATCAAAATATTGCCCCTGTTTCATGGATTATGTCGGATCACATTACCCAAGGGCGTAAGGCTCTTGATTTCTCAAATTGGGCAAATATTGACACAAATATGAGATTAAAACGTTTAGAACGTGCGAAACAGATGATAAGTAATGATTTGATGCCGAAACACGAATATCTTTTGATGCATAAAAATGCTGTTTTAAATCATGAAGAGAAACAGTTGCTTGAAGAATTTTTCGATGCACAAATCAAAGCATTGGGTGGCTCTCTCAGCGATGTGAAAGAGTTTAATATTTAAAATGGATTTTGAACGCTTTCGGGTGTTTTTATCTCCAGTTTATCGGGTAAATTTTTATCTCGTCTCAGTGCTTCTATGGAAGCATCGATAATCCGTTTGAGCTTCAATGCCGATTCAAGCCCGTGTAGGTCTTTCGTAATATCTAAAGAGCCGTACAGAGATATCCGATCCAGACGATTTTCTACCGTGAGATTATCGATTTGGAACGAATCAACTTCATTTTCGTATGCCATAAAAGATTGTGTGGGCATTTTAAAATATCCATTTCAAAAGTTTTTCGATCAAATAAATTATATCTTTATTTGAAAGATTGTTGTATGAACCGCCATTTCTATCTTGTGGATCAGGTAAATCCATTGCACTCTTTTTAGCGGATTGGCTCATTTTAGGGAAAAGTTTTATTCCGCTCA from Sulfuricurvum sp. harbors:
- a CDS encoding heme-binding domain-containing protein → MKNVVIVVLGFAIAIQFIRPDFTNPAVDEKIALNGDPKVMSVLKTSCYDCHSSETQYPWYQNIAPVSWIMSDHITQGRKALDFSNWANIDTNMRLKRLERAKQMISNDLMPKHEYLLMHKNAVLNHEEKQLLEEFFDAQIKALGGSLSDVKEFNI